The Alkalibacter saccharofermentans DSM 14828 DNA window AATTTTATATCGTAGACATGAAAATACTGCTACGACATCAGACAGGAATAAGCTGAACAAAATAATTAAGTGGAGATTTTATTTGATGCTTAACTTAGTTCAGAGATGTTTTTGTATAAAAAATATTAAAAAAGGAGAAGCGGTTAGATGAAAGGCATAATTTTAGCAGGTGGTTCAGGAACAAGATTATACCCATTAACTATGGTAACGAGTAAGCAATTGCTACCGGTTTATGACAAACCAATGATATACTATCCATTATCAGTACTAATGCTGGCAGGAATTAAAGAAATTTTAATAATATCGACTCCAACTGATCTTCCAAATTTTGAGAAATTATTAGGAGATGGAAGTGAATTTGGCATAACACTAAGCTATGCCGAACAGCCTTCGCCGGATGGCTTAGCACAAGCTTTTATTATTGGAGAAGAGTTTATTGGTGATGATAATGTAGCGATGATTCTAGGTGATAACATTTACTACGGAAATGGATTTACACCTATCTTAAAAGAAGCTGCTGAGAATGCTAAAAATGGTAAAGCCACTATCTTTGGGTATTATGTTCATGATCCAGAACGCTTTGGAATTGTAGAATTTGATGATAGTGGAAAGGTTATTTCAGTTGAGGAAAAGCCAAAGAATCCAAAATCAAACTACTGTATCACAGGTCTATATTTCTACGATAACAGAGTGGTAGACTTCGCTAAAAAAGTAAAGCCGTCACATAGAGGAGAACTTGAAATAACAGACTTAAATAGAATGTATTTAGAAGATGAAACGCTTAATGTAAAACTATTAGGACGTGGATTTGCTTGGTTAGATACCGGAACAATGGACAGTTTAGTAGAAGCTGCAGAATTTGTTCAAATGATTGAAAAGAGACAAAGTATTAAAATTTCAGCTCTTGAAGAAATAGCATACCATAATGAATGGATTGATAGAGAAACTCTTTTAACTTCTGCAGAAAAATATGGCAAATCACCATACGGAGAACATTTAAAGAAGGTCGCTGAAGGCAAAATTCATTATTAGAAAGAGGTAAGATGAATGTATATTATAAAGACAGATATTGAAGACGTACTTATTATCGAGCCAAAGGTTTTTGGAGATCATAGGGGATGGTTTACAGAAACATACTCTAAAGAGAAGTTCAGAGAGTTTGGTATTGATATTGACTTTATTCAAGACAATCATTCTCTTTCAGCACAGAAAGGAACATTGAGAGGACTTCATTTTCAGCTTGATCCTAAAGCACAGACCAAGCTTGTCAGATGTACTAAAGGTAAAATATTGGATGTAGCTGTAGACATAAGAGAAGGATCACCTACATACAAAAAATGGGTTGCGGTGGAATTAACAGAAGAAAATAAAAAACAGCTGCTAATCCCAAAAGGCTTTGCGCATGGTTTTTTAACACTTACTGATGATGTTGAAGTGCAATATAAAGTAGATGAGTATTATTCTCCTGAAAATGATAGAAGTATCAGATATGATGATCCGGAAATAGGAGTAGTGTGGGATGTAGATTGTCCAATTTTGTCTGATAAAGATTTAAATGCACCTTTATTAAAAGAAAGCGACATAAATTTTAAGTATTAGTGAAAGAGAGGGAAAATAATGAATATATTAGTAACAGGTGGAGCTGGATTTATAGGAAGTAACTTTGTTTTTCATATGCTCAAAGAGCATCCAACATATAGAGTCGTTTGTTTAGATGCATTAACATACGCTGGGAATTTATCTACTTTAGAACCAGTAATGGAGAATGGTAACTTTAAATTCGTAAAAGGTGACATAACAGATAGAGAATTAGTAGAAAAGCTTTTTAAAGAAGAAAAATTCGATTTTGTAGTTAATTTTGCTGCAGAATCTCACGTAGATAGATCAATTGAAGATCCAGGCATATTTTTGAAAACTAATATTTTAGGTACTCAAGTGTTAATGGATGCTTCCAGAAAGTATGGAGTTAAGAGATTCCATCAGGTTTCAACAGATGAAGTATATGGGGATTTACCACTTGATAGGCCTGATTTATTCTTCACAGAAGAAACACCAATTCATACGTCTTCTCCATATTCGGCATCGAAAGCATCAGCAGACTTATTGGTACAGGCTTACCACAGAACGTTTGGTTTACCAATTACAATATCAAGGTGTTCTAATAACTATGGCCCATATCACTTTCCGGAAAAATTGATTCCCCTTATGATATCTAGAGCACTTAATGATGAAAATCTACCTGTATACGGTAAAGGTGAAAATGTTCGTGATTGGCTTTATGTGGGGGATCATTGCACTGCCATAGACCTTATACTTCATAAAGGAAAAGAGGGAGAAGTATACAATATTGGCGGACACAACGAAAAAACAAATTTAGATGTCGTTAAAGCAATTCTTAATGAGCTAGAGAAACCGGAATCGCTCATAACTTATGTAAAAGACAGAGCTGGGCATGATATGCGTTATGCGATTGATCCATCAAAAACGAGAAAAGAACTAGGTTGGGAGCCAACAACTCTATTTGATGAAGGAATTAAGGAAACTATTAAATGGTACCTTGATAATCGTTCATGGTGGGAAAATATCATATCAGGCGATTACAAAGATTACTATGTGAAGATGTACGGTGACAGAGAAGGTGAAGAATAATGAAGGTCCTGGTAACTGGCGCTAATGGACAATTGGGATTTGATGTAATAAAACGGTTAGATTCTGAAGGTAAAGATTACCTAGGTACCGATAGAGAATCTTTAGACATCACAAATATTGAACAAGTGAAAAGGGTTATAAGTGATTATAACCCTGATGCTGTCATTCACTGTGCAGCTTATACTTCTGTAGATAAGGCAGAAGATGAGAAAGAATTGTGTTATTCAGTAAATGTTTTAGGAACAAAGTATGTAGCTGAAGCATGTAAAGAAATAAATGCAAAGATGGTTTATATTAGCACTGATTATGTGTTTGATGGTGAAGGAGACAAGCCTTTTGAAGTCACAGACAAGCCAAATCCAATTAATTACTATGGTCAGACAAAATATGAAGGTGAATTAGAGGTTCAAAAATCTTTAGATAAATATTTTGTTGTGAGAATTTCTTGGGTTTTTGGAAGTAATGGCAATAACTTTGTTAAGACTATGCTCAGATTAGGTAAAGAGAGAGATGAAATTTCTGTCGTGGCAGATCAAATTGGATCTCCAACATATACTCCTGACTTAGCAAAGTTGCTAGTTGAAATGCTGGATACTGATAAGTATGGAGTTTATCATGCATCAAATGATGGCTATTGTAGTTGGTACGAATTTGCATGTGAGATATTTAAGCAAGCTGAGATGGATGTCAAAGTAAATCCAATAAAGACAGATGACTATCCAACAAAAGCTAGAAGACCAAAGAATTCGAGATTATCAAAAAAAAGCATATATGCAATTTCAAAGCAGCCTTTGCTAGAGTGGCAAAAATCAATTAGGAGTTATTTGTATGAATCCAACTCTTAGTATTATTGTACCAGTTTATAATGTTGAGGATTACTTAACTCAATGTATTGAATCAGTATTAAATCAGAAATATCAAGATTTTGAATTGATTTTAGTAAATGATGGATCTTCTGACTCAAGCGGGGATATTTGCAATCAATACGCAAATAATGACAGTAGGGTAACAGTTAAGCATAAAGATAATGGGGGACAATCTTCAGCTCGGAATGTTGGTCTTGATATTGCGAAGGGGAAATATATTGGGTTTGTGGATAGTGATGATTGGATTCACTACGAGATGTATGAACGATTAATAAAACACGCATTAATTCATCAATCTGATATTGTTGCGTGTAATTTCCAGGTAATGAAAAAAGACGGAAGTTTTGAGCCATACACTAAGTACGCAGAAGATAAAGAGTATAATCGTAAAGAAGCTATGGCGGAAATATTTAAAAATGAAGTTTTAACCTTTAGTCCATGTAATAAAATTTACAGAAGTCAATTATTCGATAAAGTTAGATTTATTGAAGGTATAATTTTAGAAGATAAAGATATTTCTTATAAACTTATAGATGTCTCAAACAAGGTATCATATATTAAGGATTCCTTATATTTTTACAGATATAATGCAGGAAGCACGCTAAGAAGTGCATTTAGTTTTAGAAGATTAGACGAATTTAAAGTGCAATTAGATATGTATAATTATTATAAACATAAATATAAAGAAGTCGCTGATTTGGTGTATTATGATGTGTTTGATATAGGAAGCTACTTGTACTCGCAAATAAAAAAATCAGGTGAAGATAGTGTTGATATTAGGGAATATAATTACTTAATAGAATTCAAATTCGATATTTTGACCCGATTGATTAAAAATAAGCAAATATCAATTATTAAAAGATTGAAGTTGTTAATTACAATAATTTCGCCAAAGTTGTGGATATTTTTAAGAATTTTAAAAGACAATTTTGTGCAATTGTAGACAAGGGTAGATATAGGCGTAAGTGGAGGAGGAATACTATGAGAAAAATTGGAATAGTAACATTAAATGGCTATTATAATTACGGAAACAGATTGCAAAATTACGCTTTACAGACTGCAATTGAATCTTTAGGATACGAAGTAGAAACATTAATTAACGATAACAAGCCATTACCAAATACAGATAATGGGTTAACAAGCAAGTTAAAAAAGATAAAAAATAAATCTATAAAAGAAATTATTAAAAGAATCCAAGATGAAACTAGGAATATATACTATAACAAAGAGAATAACGAAAGTGACTCAATTCGAACGAAGATTTTCAAAGATTTTACAAATAATCATATCCGAGAAACTAATTTCAAAATAGCTGAAAATAATATACCAAGTAACTTATCAGATAAGTATAGTTATTTCGTTACAGGAAGTGACCAGGTATGGAATCCAGATTATATTTACGGTTCTTCTATAAATTTCTTATCATTTGCAGATAAAAATAAAAGGATTTCATATGCGCCAAGCTTCGGGGTTTCAGCAATTCCTGAAGATATAAAAGAAAAATACAAAGAGTGGATTAAAGATATTGAACACATATCAGTCAGAGAAGATGATGGGGCTAAAATAATTAGAGAGTTAACGGGAAGAGAAGCACCAGTTCTTGTTGATCCAACATTACTACTGAGCAAAGAAAAGTGGTTGTCAATATCTAAAGAAGCTAGTAATAAACCAAAAGAAAAGTATTTGTTGACATATTTCTTAGGGGGAATCCCCGAAGCTTATAAAAAGCAAATTAATAAAATAGTTAAAGAGAA harbors:
- the rfbA gene encoding glucose-1-phosphate thymidylyltransferase RfbA; this translates as MKGIILAGGSGTRLYPLTMVTSKQLLPVYDKPMIYYPLSVLMLAGIKEILIISTPTDLPNFEKLLGDGSEFGITLSYAEQPSPDGLAQAFIIGEEFIGDDNVAMILGDNIYYGNGFTPILKEAAENAKNGKATIFGYYVHDPERFGIVEFDDSGKVISVEEKPKNPKSNYCITGLYFYDNRVVDFAKKVKPSHRGELEITDLNRMYLEDETLNVKLLGRGFAWLDTGTMDSLVEAAEFVQMIEKRQSIKISALEEIAYHNEWIDRETLLTSAEKYGKSPYGEHLKKVAEGKIHY
- the rfbC gene encoding dTDP-4-dehydrorhamnose 3,5-epimerase, which gives rise to MYIIKTDIEDVLIIEPKVFGDHRGWFTETYSKEKFREFGIDIDFIQDNHSLSAQKGTLRGLHFQLDPKAQTKLVRCTKGKILDVAVDIREGSPTYKKWVAVELTEENKKQLLIPKGFAHGFLTLTDDVEVQYKVDEYYSPENDRSIRYDDPEIGVVWDVDCPILSDKDLNAPLLKESDINFKY
- the rfbB gene encoding dTDP-glucose 4,6-dehydratase encodes the protein MNILVTGGAGFIGSNFVFHMLKEHPTYRVVCLDALTYAGNLSTLEPVMENGNFKFVKGDITDRELVEKLFKEEKFDFVVNFAAESHVDRSIEDPGIFLKTNILGTQVLMDASRKYGVKRFHQVSTDEVYGDLPLDRPDLFFTEETPIHTSSPYSASKASADLLVQAYHRTFGLPITISRCSNNYGPYHFPEKLIPLMISRALNDENLPVYGKGENVRDWLYVGDHCTAIDLILHKGKEGEVYNIGGHNEKTNLDVVKAILNELEKPESLITYVKDRAGHDMRYAIDPSKTRKELGWEPTTLFDEGIKETIKWYLDNRSWWENIISGDYKDYYVKMYGDREGEE
- the rfbD gene encoding dTDP-4-dehydrorhamnose reductase, with product MKVLVTGANGQLGFDVIKRLDSEGKDYLGTDRESLDITNIEQVKRVISDYNPDAVIHCAAYTSVDKAEDEKELCYSVNVLGTKYVAEACKEINAKMVYISTDYVFDGEGDKPFEVTDKPNPINYYGQTKYEGELEVQKSLDKYFVVRISWVFGSNGNNFVKTMLRLGKERDEISVVADQIGSPTYTPDLAKLLVEMLDTDKYGVYHASNDGYCSWYEFACEIFKQAEMDVKVNPIKTDDYPTKARRPKNSRLSKKSIYAISKQPLLEWQKSIRSYLYESNS
- a CDS encoding glycosyltransferase family 2 protein, translated to MNPTLSIIVPVYNVEDYLTQCIESVLNQKYQDFELILVNDGSSDSSGDICNQYANNDSRVTVKHKDNGGQSSARNVGLDIAKGKYIGFVDSDDWIHYEMYERLIKHALIHQSDIVACNFQVMKKDGSFEPYTKYAEDKEYNRKEAMAEIFKNEVLTFSPCNKIYRSQLFDKVRFIEGIILEDKDISYKLIDVSNKVSYIKDSLYFYRYNAGSTLRSAFSFRRLDEFKVQLDMYNYYKHKYKEVADLVYYDVFDIGSYLYSQIKKSGEDSVDIREYNYLIEFKFDILTRLIKNKQISIIKRLKLLITIISPKLWIFLRILKDNFVQL
- a CDS encoding polysaccharide pyruvyl transferase family protein, whose translation is MRKIGIVTLNGYYNYGNRLQNYALQTAIESLGYEVETLINDNKPLPNTDNGLTSKLKKIKNKSIKEIIKRIQDETRNIYYNKENNESDSIRTKIFKDFTNNHIRETNFKIAENNIPSNLSDKYSYFVTGSDQVWNPDYIYGSSINFLSFADKNKRISYAPSFGVSAIPEDIKEKYKEWIKDIEHISVREDDGAKIIRELTGREAPVLVDPTLLLSKEKWLSISKEASNKPKEKYLLTYFLGGIPEAYKKQINKIVKENDLKVINLGDIREKETYRTGPSEFIDYINSCSIFCTDSFHGAVFSMIMEKPFIIFEREGLPSTMFSRINTLLGKFNLENRKAENIRWEDDVFRIDYSHVPSILEREISKALDYLKASLKSDIE